Genomic window (Drosophila ananassae strain 14024-0371.13 chromosome 3L, ASM1763931v2, whole genome shotgun sequence):
tgaaaatatatcGCAAAGTCCGCACAACAAATTGTGaaagtataatttttttttatttttaaatatagagATGAAGGATGTGTCGCTTTTAAATAGAATAGTAACTGCGTGTTCTTGTCTGATTCTGAGTCTGAGTGTCTGAAAAAATGAAGTTTGTCTGatcatttatatattttttggagcGTTTATGGGTGGATTTTGGAGTTAGTGGCTTAAAAACTAACCGAATGTGTTGTAATATTCGCGCCCATTGCAGCATTTCATCCTTCTACTTGCACATTTCACactatatttataattatcgTTATATCTTTAAAATGAATGCTCTCCTTCAATTACTTTACAaaattcttcttttttttatctttcttgttttatattttgtttgttaGGGCTGTTTTGTCCATAACTCTTTCATTTATACAGATTGGATGATTTCTTTTCGTAGTTgtgttaaatatatattacaaacTATTTTTATGCAGAAATTAAACGAATACACATTTCAAATCAATTGGGGCTTTCAAAAACGTTTGCAAATTGGAAGGTCAGATGTGTAGGTGAGTTGGTGTGGGAGTGAGCAGATGGGTCCTTGAACCTTGACCACCGCTGTTTTACTTTACAGGCTAATCATTTTTAACTGTCAGCTTTGTGTGTGTGGTAtgtggtgtggtgtgtggCATGTCTGTCTGTTGTTCTTCCTCGTGTACTTTtacataaaattttatatcaaATGTCGTTCTCGTAATTTTGGAatttcgttttctttttttttttttgtttcttttgcaTACATATAAGTTTCTTATAGTTgtttgttttataatttttttttttgttttgttttagggtttttgttgtttttattttttttgttattattgttaatACCATCAACCCTCCCGCTTTATTGAACTGGGTGTCTCTGCCAGGCCTTTCACTTTGAGGCGATCGGCGGTCTTTAGAAATGCTGGCAATTGTTCTTGGGACACGTTCACCTCCCCGGCGTACATAAACTCTAGAATAGCTTGTAGGTGAATGTAGGAGACATCTTTCAGGATGATGATTGGATGTTTTGATGGGTTCTCCTACAAAAAGGATATTACTTGATTAgttcaaaattcaatattaaaTAACAAGACTCACCTCTAACAGCGCTTTGAAGTACGGACTGCAAGCGGAGAGCACCATTTTGTGTGCTTTGCAGGTTTGGCCTTCGCAGGCGAGTGTTACCTAGAAAGAATAATGagaaaattattgaaaacTCGCTCAAATCCGTTACCgattttcccccaaaacaAATACCAGGCCTGGCCCTAGAACATTACGTAGAAATGAACACAAAGAGACGACCAGCCAGACAAAGAAGCAGGTAAAAGAAAAGCAGACAGAATTAAGAGAATGCGGTATGAGGGCCAGGTAGGTAGACAGAACCCAGTGAGTTGAGCTGGTGAGTGACCCTCGGCCGGGGCCGTTCCAAAGCCAATCGGGCCAAGTGAAGAGAGTAGCCTAAGCCCATCTCAGAATAGGTAATTAGAGGCAAACTTCCATGAATGAAATGGCAGGAAAAAGTGGAAATTTGTTTGGAACTTCCTTCCGCGAAGCCAGACTAAGATTTTTGGATGGGGGGATACTTACATCTGTGAAGCTCTTCTCATCACGCAAGTGACGGAACGAGGTCACCATATTCGTTTGAAAATCGTTCCATTTCAGAAAGAACTGTTGATCCGACGACATCATGAAGAAGCTTTTGTTGGTGGGGCGTTGCGGGACGCTCGCTCGTTTGATCCACAAATGTAGGAAAGGAGTTTTTAATTTGGACGAGTGGCCGAAAGGTTCACCGTTAGATGACTCTAATCCAGTCCACTACAACACTCTTTTGGGGCTGGGCTTCGTAGTctgtgggttttttttttgggttcggCTCAGTATCTTTCCCGCACTctgaaagagaaataaacaaaattaatgcaATGACTGGCAAGCAAGCAAACAAGCAACAATCTTGGCCAGAGTTTCTACTCTAGACCAAAGTAAAGTAGGAACTAAATATACCCTTCTGAGTAAGGGTACAGGGTATAAGCACTCGGCGCATGTGCAGCCCCAATGTAATGGTAATGGAAATGGGAATTTGGAATGTGCAGAGTAttatgggtgtgtgtgtgtgtttgtttgaaaatgtcaaatgtgcTGCGCcagcaccaacaacaacaacaacaacagcaacaaacagCTGCCGCAAAGGTTAAGCAAAAATATCAAAGACGACGAGACTCGCTTGCGCTCTCCGCTCCGCTCAGTTGAAATGCCTTTCACTTTTCAAGGCAATTTCTGCATTTTCAGTAATTTGCTGGTTGCTGTTTCTTTTGCTTATTTGAATTTGAGTCTCATACAGTGGAGTATGAGCTCATTCATCAGAACCGAGATTTGTCTATTCCACTTGCAGCTGCTGCAATCTATTTATATCTCATCCACATCTGTAAATtacattcattctgaatatcTTCAAGATGGCGGCGGATGCATTCAGGAAACTCATTCGCACTTCCATTAGGAGTAGAGGTTTTTGTTTCTCCATTTCCCGAACAGTCCCACTGTGCCTACAACATGTGTTTTCCTTTTGCGGGCCCAGGCGCTTGTTGACGCGACACACATATGCGCTACAATTGCGGACGCTTTAACCGGCTGATTGTGTGGTGTAGGCGGTAGCGGCAACAAAAAGGGTGCTGAGAGTAGAGCATTCGGAGTTCATCAGAGCTTAAAGCGTGTAGACTCTCACACTCtttcacacaaacacacacacatcaaGCAAATACTTGGCTAAGCGCTCTCAACTTTCAACTGCCGTTATGATTTCGCAATTACATTACAACAAAGACGGCGCAGAGCAGACATCGCTGGAAATTTCAACTGCACATGTATTGGTAGCAACTATCTCGCTTCCACTTGCGCCCGGGGTTATCTTCTTTTGGCCTGGCCCGTTTAGTGCATTTTGTGGCGCGGCAGGCGGCTCGGCGGCAATAAGAGATGTTGAAAGTTGTCTAATTTCCGAactattgattttttttcttccccCCCATCCATTAGGAAATTGCTCCCACAACAACTGCATCTCAacagtcttttttttttgtttttttttgcttcttaATAAATACCAGTTTTTGGTAAGGCAGGCGGTGAGTAAGTGAGTGAGCGACAACAACCCGAAACGAGTTCGAACGAAAGTTGCAACACTCCTCCACTATGGGCGAAAGGTCGTTTTTTTCTGGCAATAAacatttacaaatttacttTCAACTtcttgttgtttgttgtttttttttttttatgattgttttgaaaagaaagggaaagggatctttgaaatacaaaaatccAAATTCTATTCTAGcttatcaaaaaaaggaaaaaatactCGTCTGTAGCTTCGAAGTAATCTTTAAAACTAAGAGTTTATGCCGGAAAATGTACATTTAGCCCATAGTGCACTGTTAAAATTTGAGCCGCCGTCGCCGCTGTGGCCGAAGCCTCTTCtgctgtttttgttattgtatTACTCAACCCGTGTGTCGGAAAGAACTACAACAACACGGGGGAAATGGAAATGTGCGAGCCGAATGAGCCTCCTTGCCTAGACAatggcggcggtggcggcagCGACAACAACAAATTATAGTGCAACAAAATGCTCGGGGGTGCTTGGCGTCTTTGCTCAGCACATTTGTCGTCCGTCTTAGTTGCAGCAtttgtttatgcaaatattattgtaatattttgttaaaattagGTCGAGCTTCGCGttactttttacttttttttttttttatacacgcagcagcagcagcacgcATACAGTCACGTCACTCACACATACAGCCGCCGTTCACATACACTTGtgcctttttttttccacACACTTTCCtaatcattttattttgtgcTGCTTGCTGCTTTTTACTCGGCGTGTACTCTGTACTTTTGCCAGTGCGTAAATCTCACTGTCTCTGTGACAGGAGTTCGCTTTATGCGCCGTGGACACGTTTCTTCTAGAtctttttgtttcaattttaatacATACACGCTTTTTTGTCCCGCACTCGACTCACCTCTGCTTTCGCTAACGctgctttcttttttctcttttcgATGAGTTTCTTTTGCCTTTGTGAGAGCCCCTTTTCAGCACTGCTGCCCTTCGTTATACAACACTGCAACGTTGTGCCATCTCTATTTGTAGATTCTTGGTGATGACACTTTTATATGAATGAGGGTTCTTCAAAATTAGTGTTGAAAAAGTGCCGAATGTTTGTTTTGGTGCCCAGCCGAACTATAAAATGTTGAAGGCGATTTGTTTACGTAAATTTATCAATAAAAAAGTATTAACGAAATGTCACAGATTGTATGGAGCAGCAGCTGAAGTGTCTGGTAGCTCGCGTCAAAGAGGGTGGCTTCTCGCCAGGGAACGCTACCGGAAACATGAGCACGTTTATTACAGCTCTGTTTTGGAAAGCAGGTGATTACTAGGTTCTAACTCAATTggataaaaataaacatttgatTTCCATTTTAATTAGATGGAaaccgccgccgtcaatttcGGCCCCATCTGAAAGTCTTCCCGAAGACTGGATGGACGAATATGAGTTCTATCAAGGAGCCAAGGAAGGCTCCAATAAACAGGGCACGCCGGATCCGTCGATTCCTGCTTCTAAAGTTCCCTGCAATGGTTGTGGCGCACACTTGCATTGCTCCAGAGCTTCCCTCCCTGGCTACATACCCAGCGAAATTTTTCGAGGACGAACGAGGGCCGAGCTCCATACCATTACATGCCAGCGATGCCATTTTCTTCACAATTACAACATTGCCTTGGACGTGGAGGTGACTCCGGCCTCGTATGTGGAAACGATTTCCCAGATACAGGACAAATATGCCCTAGCTATTGTCATTGTGGATCTACTCGACTTTCCCAGTTCTATTTGGCCGGGCATGCAGAACGTTTTAGGAACCAAACGCCCAATTTTTCTTGTGGGAAACAAGGTGGATCTCCTCCCTCGAGACTCCAATATTTACCTGCAGCACGTTAAAGAATGCCTTCGGAATGAGTTTGTACGATACGGCGGTGGAAACGagctaaacataaaaaatgttaGTCTTATTTCCGCCAAAACTGGATACGGCATCGAAGAGTTAATCACACAGCTACAAAAGACATGGGCTTATA
Coding sequences:
- the LOC6495130 gene encoding longitudinals lacking protein-like gives rise to the protein MMSSDQQFFLKWNDFQTNMVTSFRHLRDEKSFTDVTLACEGQTCKAHKMVLSACSPYFKALLEENPSKHPIIILKDVSYIHLQAILEFMYAGEVNVSQEQLPAFLKTADRLKVKGLAETPSSIKREG